A genomic window from Balaenoptera acutorostrata chromosome 20, mBalAcu1.1, whole genome shotgun sequence includes:
- the LOC103003852 gene encoding protein LLP homolog translates to MAKSLRSKWKRKMRAEKRKKNAPKELSRLKSILKVDGDVLMKDVQETATVVEPKHCQEKTQCVVKDETDDMKMETDIKRNKKTLLDQHGQYPVRMNQRQRKRLKAKREKKKGKSKAKAIKAAKGLAW, encoded by the coding sequence ATGGCTAAAAGTTTACGGAGTAAGTGGAAAAGGAAGATGCgtgctgaaaagagaaaaaagaatgcccCAAAGGAGCTCAGCAGACTTAAAAGTATTCTTAAAGTAGATGGTGATGTTTTAATGAAAGACGTTCAAGAGACAGCAACTGTGGTGGAACCCAAACATTGTCAAGAGAAAACGCAATGTGTGGTGAAAGATGAAACAGATGACATGAAAATGGAGACTGATattaagagaaacaaaaagactCTTCTAGACCAGCATGGGCAGTACCCCGTACGGATGAACCAGAGGCAAAGAAAAAGGCTGAAAGCAAAgcgagagaaaaagaaaggaaaaagcaaagcaaaagctATCAAGGCAGCGAAGGGTTTGGCCTGGTAG